A portion of the Stigmatella aurantiaca DW4/3-1 genome contains these proteins:
- a CDS encoding cytochrome P450 family protein: protein MARSHHPSVAGPIWVVCRYHAAVEFLKDNRFAKSKQKLGRESQRRYFRVSALKHLDQHMLSADPPMHTRLRSLVAQAFTARRVEALRPRITAIAEQLLDSVQQQDRVDLLDAFAFPLPITVIAELLGVPVEDQDRFREWTTTFLTPPKDGDVAPLRRMAQEFQAYLQEFLARRRAEPRDDLASAMIAAEEQGDRLSPVELMSMVFLLLVAGHETTVNLIGNGIWALLKHPEQLERLRAAPALLDSAVEEMLRYCGPVKHSTSRFTLEDTEFHGQHIPAGEMVVAGLVSANHDAEVFPEPERFDIARQPNRHIAFGSGIHFCLGAPLALLEAKLSFRLLLERLPQLRFAVEPSTLRWRDSLLIHGLERLPVTF from the coding sequence GTGGCCCGCTCGCACCACCCTTCCGTGGCCGGTCCCATCTGGGTGGTTTGCCGGTACCACGCCGCGGTCGAATTCCTGAAAGACAACCGATTCGCCAAAAGCAAGCAGAAGCTCGGCCGGGAATCCCAACGGCGCTACTTCCGGGTAAGCGCCCTGAAACACCTCGACCAGCACATGCTGAGCGCGGACCCGCCCATGCACACGCGGCTGCGCTCTTTGGTGGCCCAGGCGTTCACCGCGCGCCGGGTCGAGGCGCTGCGTCCGCGCATCACCGCCATCGCCGAGCAGTTGCTGGACTCCGTCCAGCAGCAAGACAGGGTGGACCTGCTGGATGCCTTCGCCTTCCCCCTGCCCATCACGGTCATCGCGGAGTTGCTGGGAGTCCCCGTCGAGGACCAGGACCGGTTCCGCGAGTGGACCACCACCTTCCTCACCCCCCCCAAGGACGGAGACGTGGCCCCCTTGCGGCGCATGGCCCAGGAGTTCCAAGCGTACCTCCAGGAGTTCCTCGCCCGGCGCCGGGCCGAGCCCCGCGATGACCTGGCCAGCGCCATGATCGCCGCCGAGGAGCAAGGAGACCGGCTCAGCCCAGTGGAGCTGATGAGCATGGTGTTCCTGCTGCTGGTGGCCGGGCATGAGACGACGGTGAACCTCATCGGCAACGGCATCTGGGCCCTGCTGAAACACCCCGAGCAGCTCGAGCGGCTGCGCGCCGCGCCTGCCCTGCTGGACTCCGCCGTGGAGGAGATGCTGCGCTATTGCGGCCCGGTGAAGCACTCCACCAGCCGCTTCACGCTCGAGGACACCGAGTTCCATGGGCAGCACATTCCCGCCGGGGAGATGGTCGTGGCTGGGCTGGTGTCCGCCAACCACGATGCCGAAGTCTTCCCCGAACCCGAGCGGTTCGACATCGCCCGTCAGCCCAACCGGCACATCGCCTTTGGCTCCGGCATTCACTTCTGCCTCGGCGCGCCCCTGGCATTGCTGGAGGCCAAGCTGTCCTTCCGCCTCCTGCTGGAGCGGCTCCCCCAGTTGCGCTTCGCCGTGGAGCCCTCCACGCTCCGGTGGCGGGACAGCCTGCTCATCCACGGCCTGGAGCGATTGCCCGTGACTTTTTGA
- a CDS encoding phytanoyl-CoA dioxygenase family protein produces MSRARDFEQQGFLILPGFVSGNSCDALKHRAEELVTGFQPETRSIFTTHEQTRTSDAYFLSSGDQIRFFFEEDAFRPDGSLRQPQALSINKIGHALHDLEPVFDRFSRTPELAALAAELGLTRPLLLQSMYIFKQPHIGGEVTSHQDATFLFTEPSTCLGFWFALEDATLENGCLWVQPRGHRQGLKKRFVRAPEGGTVFRVLDATPLAEEDMVPLEVKKGTLVVLHGMLPHRSGANTSSTSRHAYSLHLIDGSATYPEDNWLRRSPALPPRGF; encoded by the coding sequence ATGAGCCGAGCCAGGGACTTCGAGCAGCAAGGCTTTCTCATTCTCCCGGGATTCGTGTCAGGGAACTCCTGTGATGCCCTGAAACACCGGGCCGAGGAGCTGGTGACCGGCTTCCAACCCGAGACCCGCTCCATCTTCACCACCCACGAGCAGACCCGCACGTCGGATGCCTACTTCCTGTCCTCGGGAGACCAAATCCGCTTCTTCTTCGAAGAGGACGCCTTCCGGCCAGACGGTTCCCTCCGACAGCCGCAGGCGCTGTCCATCAACAAGATCGGCCATGCGCTGCACGACCTGGAGCCTGTGTTCGACCGGTTCTCGCGCACGCCCGAGTTGGCGGCGCTGGCCGCGGAGCTGGGACTGACCCGCCCGCTCCTCCTGCAATCCATGTACATCTTCAAGCAGCCCCACATCGGCGGCGAAGTCACCAGCCACCAGGACGCGACGTTCCTGTTCACCGAGCCCTCCACCTGTCTGGGCTTCTGGTTCGCCCTGGAGGATGCCACCTTGGAGAACGGCTGTCTGTGGGTTCAGCCCAGAGGGCACCGGCAGGGGCTGAAGAAGCGTTTCGTGCGGGCTCCCGAGGGGGGCACGGTCTTCCGGGTGCTGGATGCCACGCCCTTGGCCGAGGAGGACATGGTGCCGCTGGAGGTGAAGAAGGGAACCCTCGTGGTGCTGCACGGCATGCTGCCGCACCGCAGCGGGGCCAACACCTCCTCCACGAGCCGGCACGCCTACTCGCTCCACCTCATCGACGGCTCCGCCACCTACCCCGAAGACAACTGGCTGCGCCGCTCGCCTGCCCTGCCGCCGCGCGGCTTCTAA
- a CDS encoding methyltransferase produces the protein MRALTRFTRPSKADEVTLQDEPLLQLGRALRASGYRFITVTPETHRRVNERPSSEVARSVRDVFGWSRPFTPEVLPRHLFSLLERAEMLEYLTNGWLRSLVRFSSLGEGLYLHDAYPTLGEDSVFFGPDTYRFAALLARVPGKFQRAVDLGCGSGAGGLSMGARVGSLVLSDVSTRALRFSRINAALNEAPQVEFLASDGLRGIPGGVDLVMANPPYLVDERSRTYRHGGGSYGIELSVRFTREALERLSPGGTFVLYSGAPVVDGEDQLRAALLPFITRPGVQAHYEELDPDVFSEELENRPYANVERLAVVSLVATRST, from the coding sequence ATGCGTGCCTTGACACGGTTCACCCGGCCTTCCAAAGCTGACGAGGTGACCCTTCAAGACGAGCCCCTGCTGCAGCTTGGCCGCGCGTTGCGCGCGTCGGGCTACCGCTTCATCACCGTGACGCCCGAGACCCACCGCCGCGTCAACGAGCGGCCATCCTCGGAGGTGGCGCGCTCCGTGAGGGACGTGTTCGGCTGGAGCCGTCCCTTCACGCCGGAGGTGCTGCCCCGGCACCTGTTCTCGCTGCTGGAGCGCGCGGAGATGCTGGAGTACCTGACGAACGGCTGGCTGCGCAGCCTCGTGCGCTTCTCCAGTCTCGGCGAAGGGCTCTATCTTCATGACGCCTACCCCACCCTGGGCGAAGACTCCGTCTTCTTCGGGCCGGACACCTACCGCTTCGCCGCCCTGCTCGCGCGCGTGCCGGGGAAGTTCCAACGCGCGGTGGACCTCGGCTGCGGCTCGGGGGCGGGGGGGCTGTCCATGGGGGCCCGGGTGGGCTCGCTCGTCCTCTCCGATGTGAGCACGCGCGCCCTGCGCTTCTCCCGCATCAACGCCGCTCTCAACGAGGCCCCCCAGGTGGAATTCCTCGCCAGCGATGGGCTGCGAGGGATTCCTGGAGGCGTGGACCTCGTGATGGCCAATCCGCCCTACCTCGTGGACGAACGCTCCCGCACGTACCGCCATGGGGGTGGCAGCTATGGCATCGAGCTGTCCGTGCGCTTCACGCGCGAAGCATTGGAACGGCTCTCTCCGGGAGGCACGTTCGTCCTCTACAGCGGCGCCCCCGTGGTGGACGGTGAGGACCAACTCCGGGCGGCGCTGCTGCCCTTCATCACCCGGCCCGGCGTGCAAGCCCATTACGAAGAGCTGGATCCAGACGTCTTCAGCGAGGAGTTGGAAAACCGCCCCTACGCCAACGTGGAGCGCCTCGCGGTGGTGTCTCTCGTGGCCACCCGTTCCACGTAA
- a CDS encoding SDR family oxidoreductase has protein sequence MKDQRIFITGGASGLGRALALRFARAGWRVCIGDIQDARGAEVVAELEALGSQALYLPCDVRREEDLRAVAERLEADWGGVDVVVNNAGVAQVGAIDEVPLDDWEWIVDINLLGVVRGCKVFTPVFKRQGRGHFVNVASMAGLLDVPMMSSYNATKAAVVSLSETLQNELHRHGIAVSVICPAFFKTNLGDSMRVTHPKFQAILGKLFDRSKITADHVAEEIFTAVKKRSFLVLPHAESRKIWRMKRFLPREIYAPLLRRSTRRMR, from the coding sequence ATGAAGGACCAGCGCATCTTCATCACCGGTGGTGCCAGCGGACTGGGCCGCGCGCTTGCGCTGCGCTTTGCCCGGGCGGGCTGGCGGGTGTGTATCGGGGACATCCAGGACGCGCGGGGCGCGGAGGTCGTGGCGGAGCTGGAGGCCTTGGGCTCCCAGGCCCTGTACCTGCCCTGTGACGTGAGGCGCGAGGAGGACTTGAGGGCCGTCGCCGAGCGGCTCGAGGCGGACTGGGGCGGCGTCGACGTGGTGGTCAACAACGCGGGCGTCGCCCAGGTGGGGGCCATCGACGAGGTTCCGCTCGATGACTGGGAATGGATCGTGGACATCAACCTGCTGGGCGTGGTGCGCGGGTGCAAGGTGTTCACGCCGGTGTTCAAGCGGCAGGGCCGGGGCCACTTCGTCAACGTGGCTTCGATGGCGGGCTTGCTGGATGTGCCGATGATGAGCAGCTACAACGCCACCAAGGCCGCCGTGGTGTCGCTGTCGGAGACCCTTCAGAACGAGCTGCACCGCCATGGCATCGCCGTCAGCGTCATCTGCCCGGCCTTCTTCAAGACGAACCTGGGCGACTCGATGCGCGTGACGCACCCCAAGTTCCAGGCGATCCTGGGCAAGCTCTTCGACCGGTCCAAGATCACGGCGGACCATGTCGCCGAAGAGATTTTCACGGCCGTGAAGAAGCGCTCGTTCCTCGTGTTGCCCCACGCGGAGAGCCGGAAGATCTGGCGGATGAAGCGCTTTCTGCCACGGGAAATCTACGCGCCCCTGCTGAGAAGGAGCACGCGCCGGATGCGCTAG
- a CDS encoding DMT family transporter: MVPTALPRLTPATNPLKLVVAYCTCVLLWGSTWAVVKAGLEDLPPLRFAGIRMLVAGLMLLPFARAQGAQLGARTTWRVVGLGCIQLAIPFGLLFIGQQWIPTSWSSLLFSTFPVWLLLVGRVLMPDQPLTVPKLLAAGLGVVGVMALQHSQLGQMEMSSLVLLGALLTLGATALMALANVLVKQHMAHVPPHVLVFIQTLSSAVPLLGMSFLLEGAQPVNWSSRAILAVVYLALGGTVLTYQCFYWLLQRLSLTAIGVMSLMDTLVGVSLGVVMLHEPLTPSLMVGGTLILSSAALAQFTPDRQSAPARTPQPDGG; encoded by the coding sequence ATGGTTCCCACTGCCCTCCCAAGGCTGACCCCCGCCACGAATCCCCTCAAGCTCGTGGTGGCCTACTGCACCTGCGTCCTGCTCTGGGGCTCGACCTGGGCCGTGGTGAAGGCCGGCCTGGAGGATCTCCCCCCGCTGCGCTTCGCGGGGATCCGCATGCTGGTGGCGGGGCTGATGCTGCTGCCCTTCGCCCGGGCCCAAGGCGCGCAGTTGGGCGCCCGCACCACGTGGCGCGTCGTGGGCCTGGGCTGCATTCAGCTCGCCATCCCCTTTGGGCTGCTCTTCATCGGCCAGCAGTGGATCCCCACGAGCTGGTCCTCGCTGCTCTTCTCCACCTTCCCGGTGTGGCTGCTGCTGGTGGGACGCGTGCTGATGCCGGACCAGCCGCTGACCGTCCCCAAGCTGCTGGCGGCGGGGCTGGGGGTGGTGGGCGTGATGGCCTTGCAACACTCGCAGCTCGGACAGATGGAGATGTCCAGCCTGGTGCTGCTCGGGGCCCTGCTCACGCTGGGGGCCACGGCGCTCATGGCGCTCGCCAACGTGCTGGTGAAACAGCACATGGCGCATGTGCCCCCGCACGTGCTGGTGTTCATCCAAACCCTGAGCAGCGCCGTGCCCTTGCTGGGCATGTCCTTCCTGCTGGAGGGGGCGCAGCCGGTGAACTGGTCCTCGCGCGCAATCCTGGCCGTGGTGTACCTGGCGCTGGGCGGCACGGTGCTGACGTACCAGTGCTTCTACTGGCTGCTGCAGCGCCTGTCGCTCACCGCCATTGGCGTCATGTCCCTGATGGACACACTGGTGGGCGTGTCGCTGGGCGTGGTGATGCTGCACGAGCCGCTCACGCCCTCGTTGATGGTGGGCGGCACGCTCATCCTCTCCAGCGCGGCCCTGGCCCAGTTCACCCCAGACCGGCAGAGCGCACCGGCCAGAACCCCACAGCCGGATGGCGGATGA
- a CDS encoding acyl-CoA dehydrogenase family protein: MDFELSAKAQDSLERVKRFMKEHILPVEPRYWEEVHAANAGGDWRRWQVPPLMEELKARARAEGLWNLFLPDATLGAGLSTLEYAPIAEETGRSFLAPEVFNCNAPDTGNMEVLWKYGSEEQKQRWLVPLLAGEIRSVFCMTEPEVASSDATNMGATALLEGDEVVLNGKKWWSSGLGNPRAKVAIFMGRTPDDTVGRHHQHSMVLVPLDAPGVTIQRMLPVYGDYDAPHGHGEIHFENVRLPRSSILVGPGKGFEIAQGRLGPGRIHHCMRCIGAAERALELMIDRGMSRTAFGKPLLNLGGNRERVADARVAIDQARLLTLYAAWKLDEAGALGAMSEISAIKVVAPNVLQKVVDDAIQIHGGAGVSRDTPLAGFFAQARSLRIADGPDEVHKGVIARIELSKRGFSKG, encoded by the coding sequence ATGGACTTCGAACTCAGCGCCAAGGCCCAGGACTCCCTCGAGCGCGTGAAGCGGTTCATGAAGGAGCACATCCTTCCGGTGGAGCCGCGCTACTGGGAAGAGGTCCACGCGGCCAACGCGGGCGGGGACTGGCGGCGGTGGCAGGTGCCTCCGCTGATGGAGGAGTTGAAGGCGAGGGCGCGGGCCGAGGGGCTGTGGAACCTGTTCCTGCCGGACGCGACGCTCGGCGCCGGGCTGAGCACCCTGGAGTACGCGCCCATCGCCGAGGAGACGGGCCGCAGCTTCCTGGCGCCCGAGGTCTTCAACTGCAACGCTCCGGACACCGGCAACATGGAGGTGCTCTGGAAGTACGGCTCCGAGGAGCAGAAGCAGCGCTGGCTCGTGCCGCTGCTGGCCGGGGAGATCCGCTCCGTGTTCTGCATGACCGAGCCGGAGGTGGCGTCCTCGGATGCCACCAACATGGGGGCCACCGCCCTCCTCGAAGGGGACGAGGTGGTCCTCAACGGCAAGAAATGGTGGTCCAGCGGCCTGGGCAATCCCCGTGCGAAGGTCGCCATCTTCATGGGGCGGACGCCGGATGACACGGTGGGCCGCCACCACCAGCACTCCATGGTGCTGGTCCCGCTGGACGCGCCGGGCGTGACCATTCAGCGCATGCTGCCGGTATACGGTGACTACGACGCGCCCCATGGCCACGGGGAGATCCACTTCGAGAACGTGCGCCTGCCGCGCTCCTCCATCCTGGTGGGCCCGGGAAAGGGCTTCGAGATTGCCCAGGGGCGCCTGGGCCCGGGCCGCATTCACCACTGCATGCGCTGCATCGGCGCGGCGGAGCGAGCGCTCGAGCTGATGATCGACCGGGGCATGAGCCGCACCGCCTTCGGCAAGCCCCTGCTCAACCTGGGGGGCAACCGGGAGCGCGTCGCCGACGCGCGCGTGGCCATCGATCAGGCGCGCCTGCTGACGCTCTATGCCGCCTGGAAGCTGGATGAAGCCGGTGCGCTGGGGGCGATGAGCGAAATTTCCGCCATCAAGGTCGTCGCGCCCAACGTGCTCCAGAAGGTGGTGGACGATGCCATCCAGATTCATGGCGGGGCGGGTGTCTCGCGGGATACACCCCTGGCGGGCTTCTTCGCCCAGGCGCGCAGCCTGCGCATCGCCGATGGCCCGGATGAGGTACACAAGGGGGTCATCGCCCGGATCGAGCTGTCCAAACGTGGTTTCTCCAAAGGCTGA
- a CDS encoding phosphotransferase family protein — protein MSSTPPTDEARAVRPGEELDLHAVDTWLKAQVPALEGTPQVTQYSGGASNWTYRLQYGNRDLILRRPPAGTKAKSAHDMGREFSVQKALKPAYPAVPTMVALCQDPAVLGTEFYVMERIAGLIPRSRLPPGLHLDAAQTRQLCLNVIDKLIELHRVDYQAAGLASLGKGKGYPRRQVEGWSDRYEKARTWNVPSFRSVRGWLEAHTPEDIATCVIHNDWRFDNVVLDPERPTEVIGVLDWEMATLGDPLMDLGSALAYWVQADDDRVLRATRRQPTHLPGMLRREEVVAYYLERTGLKPAHWVFYEVYGLFRLSVIAQQIYYRYHHGQTRNPAFKHFWLIVNYLHWRCRGLIKKSRAIAPGRG, from the coding sequence ATGTCATCCACCCCGCCCACTGACGAGGCCCGGGCGGTCCGCCCGGGCGAGGAACTCGACCTTCACGCCGTTGACACCTGGCTCAAGGCCCAGGTCCCGGCGCTCGAGGGAACCCCGCAGGTGACGCAGTACTCCGGAGGGGCCTCGAACTGGACCTATCGCCTCCAGTACGGCAACCGGGACCTCATCCTGCGCCGGCCGCCCGCGGGCACCAAGGCCAAGTCCGCGCACGACATGGGGCGCGAGTTCTCGGTGCAGAAGGCGCTCAAGCCCGCCTATCCGGCCGTGCCCACCATGGTGGCGCTGTGCCAGGATCCGGCCGTTCTGGGCACCGAGTTCTACGTGATGGAGCGGATCGCGGGCCTCATCCCCCGCTCGCGCCTGCCGCCCGGGCTCCACCTCGACGCGGCGCAGACCCGTCAACTCTGCCTCAACGTCATCGACAAGCTCATCGAGCTGCACCGTGTGGACTACCAGGCGGCCGGGCTCGCGTCGCTCGGCAAGGGCAAGGGTTATCCCCGGCGCCAGGTCGAGGGCTGGTCGGACCGCTACGAGAAGGCCCGCACCTGGAATGTTCCCAGCTTCCGGTCCGTGCGCGGCTGGCTGGAAGCCCATACGCCGGAGGACATCGCCACCTGCGTCATCCACAACGACTGGCGCTTCGACAACGTGGTGCTCGACCCGGAGCGGCCCACCGAGGTGATCGGCGTGCTCGACTGGGAGATGGCGACGCTGGGAGATCCGCTCATGGACCTGGGCAGCGCGCTGGCCTACTGGGTCCAGGCGGATGACGACAGGGTTTTGCGCGCGACACGCCGTCAGCCCACCCACCTGCCGGGCATGCTCAGGCGCGAGGAGGTGGTCGCCTACTACCTCGAGCGCACCGGGCTGAAGCCGGCCCACTGGGTGTTCTACGAAGTCTATGGCTTGTTCCGGCTCTCGGTCATCGCACAGCAGATCTACTACCGGTACCACCATGGCCAGACGCGCAATCCCGCGTTCAAACACTTCTGGCTCATCGTGAACTACCTCCACTGGCGTTGCCGGGGCCTCATCAAAAAGTCACGGGCAATCGCTCCAGGCCGTGGATGA
- a CDS encoding LysR family transcriptional regulator — MNRVHDSSRLARLDLNLFRVFDVVFRERNLTRAAEVLSLSQSAVSHALARLREQFGEPLFAREGRGVAPTPLAERLAPEIREALALLQQAVHRTGHFEPTRDAAHITLAMNDELEPSLLCRWVARLHTQAPQARVTSIRLDRRRLERELASGRLDLAIDVAQPTSSELRHTVLLRDSFCVVSARRQKLEAETYLAARHVAVSSRRTGPAIEDLLLSRLGTQRHVSVRCQHYEAACRIVSGSALLLTMPRRRAEELQAALGNHLLPMPLMLPAMDLHLYWHRQVDEDPRSRWLRSELLALAST, encoded by the coding sequence ATGAACAGGGTTCACGATTCGTCCCGGCTGGCACGCTTGGACCTCAACCTCTTCCGGGTGTTCGACGTCGTCTTCCGGGAGCGCAACCTCACCCGGGCCGCGGAGGTCCTCTCCCTCAGTCAGTCCGCGGTAAGCCACGCCCTGGCGCGCCTGCGGGAGCAGTTCGGCGAGCCCCTGTTCGCGCGAGAAGGCCGGGGTGTGGCCCCCACGCCGCTCGCCGAGCGCCTCGCCCCGGAGATCCGGGAGGCGCTGGCGCTGTTGCAACAAGCGGTTCACCGCACCGGGCACTTCGAGCCCACGAGGGACGCCGCCCACATCACCCTGGCGATGAATGACGAGTTGGAGCCGTCCCTCCTCTGCCGGTGGGTGGCCCGGCTGCACACCCAGGCGCCCCAGGCGCGCGTCACCAGCATCCGGCTCGACCGGCGCCGGTTGGAGCGGGAACTCGCCTCGGGGCGGCTGGACCTGGCCATCGATGTGGCCCAGCCCACCAGCTCCGAGCTGCGCCACACGGTGCTGCTGCGCGACAGCTTCTGCGTGGTGAGCGCCCGGCGCCAGAAGCTGGAGGCCGAGACGTATCTGGCCGCGCGTCACGTGGCCGTCTCCTCCCGGCGCACGGGGCCCGCCATCGAAGACCTGCTGCTCAGCCGCCTGGGCACCCAGCGCCACGTCTCCGTGCGCTGTCAGCACTACGAGGCGGCGTGCCGGATCGTCTCCGGCTCCGCTCTGCTCCTCACGATGCCCCGGCGGCGCGCGGAAGAACTCCAGGCGGCCCTGGGCAATCACCTCTTGCCGATGCCCCTGATGCTCCCGGCGATGGACCTCCACCTCTACTGGCACCGGCAGGTGGATGAGGATCCTCGCAGCCGGTGGCTGCGCTCCGAGCTCCTGGCCCTCGCGAGCACGTAG